GGCTGACCGAGATGCTGCTCGGCTCTGAAGACCTGTAAGGAGGCGACCATGAAACATGTGATTTCCGTGCTCATGGAAAACGAACCCGGCGCGCTGTCGCGCGTGGTGGGCCTGTTTTCCGCGCGCGGCTACAACATCGAAACCCTGACCGTGGCGCCCACCGAAGACGCCACCCTGTCGCGCCTTACCGTGGTCACGGTGGGGTCGGACGAGGTCATCGAGCAGATCACCAAGCACCTGAACCGCCTGGTGGATGTGGTCAAGGTCGTCGACCTGACCGAAGGGGCGCACATCGAGCGCGAGCTCATGCTGATCAAGGTGCGCGCCGTCGGCAAGGAACGCGAAGAAATGAAGCGCATGGCCGATATCTTCCGCGGCCGCATCATCGATGTCACCGACAAGTCCTACACCATCGAACTGACCGGCGTGCAGGAAAAGGTACAGGCGTTCATCGACGCCCTGGACCGCAGCGCCATCCTGGAAACCGTGCGCACCGGCGTGTCCGGCATCGGGCGCGGCGAACGGATCCTGAAACTCTGAAGGCCTCCGCGCCTTGTACAAACCCTCTAGAATCACCCAAAAATCGCATAATCCGGAGCACACG
This genomic window from Bordetella petrii contains:
- the ilvN gene encoding acetolactate synthase small subunit — translated: MKHVISVLMENEPGALSRVVGLFSARGYNIETLTVAPTEDATLSRLTVVTVGSDEVIEQITKHLNRLVDVVKVVDLTEGAHIERELMLIKVRAVGKEREEMKRMADIFRGRIIDVTDKSYTIELTGVQEKVQAFIDALDRSAILETVRTGVSGIGRGERILKL